From the Saccharomycodes ludwigii strain NBRC 1722 chromosome I, whole genome shotgun sequence genome, one window contains:
- the GRE1 gene encoding Gre1p (similar to Saccharomyces cerevisiae YMR175W | SIP18 | Salt Induced Protein (paralog of YPL223C | GRE1)): MSNLLNKFSEKISGHEHNENDNDQRGTRQSNQKQQGSLNNRSGNRNELNDDYNTSAGGFGNQGYAGRNSGRTQQDSNYTGNAMNDADEADDDDQFGQYGVSSSRQTRSQTTSHQKTGPYDMDEDDSDLTGTTQDAYNSAPAQRGIGKGHQYMSDNM, translated from the coding sequence atgtCTAACTTATTGAACAAATTTTCTGAAAAAATCTCTGGCCATGAACacaatgaaaatgataatgacCAACGTGGTACTCGTCAGAGTAATCAAAAGCAACAAGGCTCTTTAAACAATAGGTCTGGTAACCGTAACGAGCTAAATGATGATTATAACACTTCTGCCGGTGGTTTTGGAAACCAAGGTTACGCTGGTCGTAACTCTGGCAGAACCCAACAAGATTCTAACTATACCGGCAATGCTATGAATGATGCTGATGAGGCTGACGATGATGACCAGTTTGGTCAATATGGCGTTAGTTCCAGTCGTCAAACCAGATCTCAAACTACCTCTCACCAAAAAACAGGACCATATGACATGGATGAGGATGACAGTGATTTGACTGGCACTACTCAAGATGCTTACAACAGTGCACCTGCCCAAAGAGGTATTGGCAAGGGACATCAATATATGAGCGATAACATGTGA
- the HOT1 gene encoding Hot1p (similar to Saccharomyces cerevisiae YMR172W | HOT1 | High-Osmolarity-induced Transcription), with amino-acid sequence MNSGNENNNVADITAQKPQKHISSSATAATVSMITNTNNNAINNTHSSTEHTTPDAQYLLGYPSSARQKHLISEEQQVPLSTAANSNGTTATGFITHDLLNDTPITTATSNVVVGTIETRTRADSKLEPVLGPTSITPNNNNIMLNNITAATADNHSTSKIVDASTNGNGILHSDVINKTNNTTTSSTRNIGPAGKTTLIATQPKSITNNTQELGFLLSESNFNSTKISNLISENSVNNPTNTNAANSIITSNNINHNKGNNNSNNDNNNNNNANNNNNNNNNSNNNGEISSSSSKNNNNNNNTNDDNTNINTNINTKMNNHSTNNTNIHANANNNNVPIKNSTNDDDNHNTNININSISKGLAPVVTNSGNLTDLGSVHLPFNNEVINTTTTTTTNTNNNNNHNNNIRAMHDNRRSSRSTASINNTDNTTTTHINKNTNYLNTSNGTRSINNLPSKTANNIIGNNENGIMVNNNGITTSVQLYQRIEDVSVRLMALEEITRKLYFKVDEQRREILGLRAENKALITELSSNLVNVNNKLESFMIDFSNNISGTQNNHITNGNNNSFGLTGNLFSILSHNNQSNGNVNITPGSASNPLEDKLSLLGDVLKNRMNSSGNHSGTPATTLYTSALLNNYNTTQNNKSYTDGINATTSSLASTKNSGTEDTNKNSASTYITSNGGVLNDFEKLINEGTVRPFKLNPSVLTKKKKEKEQLRKIRNRFNSDASLEEDLSSLKYEKGDRNNRDENGNHKHALATSSSLPNINNFTFNSLLQSNQNVSTTLLNGGNNTVGDNTETVQTPKLLNFLKLNGNGGSTTNLATASNHMLQGHNRLHNNNNNNNNNNTAGLLNTAVFTLDDNSNNSVNTEPVSTISNNNNISSTATVNNMAAPASTVNNPSAMNQLNSDKKVYEEKIVQHSDYNNHDNNNTEDINNYEEDDGYEEEDVDDEDDDENEGLANVKRKINSSDSTKSFTKHRRKKRVKDTGNVYATNDGTNKKTKTMKDFSIKDLQNTKENQQLPKDIDYLMVKAPETVRLIWEEYIQGVDGKPSVMYLENTYGNRWRREKNSKTFSRRKRFYKFIINGMKEGKTADEMINILESKREYIDDKGDKKKKTIGWLQQTLAGT; translated from the coding sequence ATGAATAGTGgcaatgaaaataataacgtTGCTGATATTACTGCTCAAAAACCCCAAAAACATATTTCTTCATCTGCAACAGCCGCCACAGTCTCTATGATTacaaatactaataataatgctatAAATAATACCCATTCTTCCACCGAACATACAACTCCAGATGCACAATACTTATTAGGATATCCAAGTTCTGCACGTCAAAAACATTTGATATCTGAAGAGCAACAAGTCCCTCTTTCTACTGCGGCTAATTCTAACGGTACTACAGCTACTGGCTTTATTACTCATGATTTACTAAATGATACGCCTATAACGACCGCAACTTCCaatgttgttgttggtacCATAGAAACAAGAACTAGAGCAGACTCAAAACTTGAACCTGTACTGGGTCCAACTTCAATAACaccaaataataacaatatcatgctaaataatataaccGCTGCCACTGCTGATAATCATTCTACCTCTAAAATTGTTGATGCAAGTACTAACGGCAATGGCATTCTACATTCTGATGTGATTAATAAAACGAACAATACTACAACTAGTTCTACCCGTAATATTGGGCCTGCGGGTAAGACCACTCTTATTGCTACTCAGCCTAAAAGtattaccaataatacCCAGGAACTAGGCTTTTTATTAAGTGaatcaaattttaattcCACCAAGATAAGTAATTTGATAAGCGAGAATAGTGTTAATAACCCTACGAATACCAATGCTGCTAATAGTATTATCACCAGTAATAACATCAATCATAATAagggtaataataatagtaataatgataataataataataataatgctaacaacaacaacaacaacaacaacaacagcaacaataaCGGAGAAATCAgtagcagcagcagcaagaacaacaacaacaataataataccaacgACGACAATACCAAtattaataccaatatTAACACGAAAATGAATAATCACAGCACCAATAACACTAATATTCATGCGAatgccaataataataatgttccTATCAAAAATTCTACCAATGATGACGACAATCATAACACGaacattaatattaattccATATCCAAAGGTCTTGCTCCTGTTGTTACTAATAGTGGCAATCTCACTGATTTAGGATCTGTACATTTACCCTTTAATAATGAAGTTATcaatactactactactactactactaatactaataataataataatcataataataatatacgTGCTATGCATGATAACAGACGCAGTAGTAGAAGTACTGCtagtattaataacactgataatactactactactcatattaataaaaataccaacTATCTCAATACCAGTAACGGAACACGTTCTATTAACAATTTACCCTCTAAAACTGCCAATAACATTATAGGGAACAATGAAAACGGTATAATGGTGAATAACAATGGCATAACCACAAGTGTCCAACTATATCAAAGGATTGAAGATGTGTCTGTTAGATTAATGGCACTAGAAGAAATAACGAGGAAATTGTATTTTAAAGTTGATGAGCAAAGGCGAGAAATTTTAGGGTTAAGAGCGGAAAATAAAGCTTTGATCACGGAACTGTCTTCCAATTTAGTGAATgtaaacaataaattaGAGTCATTTATGATAGATttcagtaataatattagcGGTACCCAGAATAACCATATAACCaatggaaataataatagttttgGTCTTACTGGCAACTTGTTTTCTATTTTGTCGCATAATAATCAGAGTAATGGTAATGTAAATATAACACCTGGGAGCGCTAGTAATCCATTAGAGGATAAACTATCCCTTTTAGGTGATGTGTTGAAAAATAGGATGAATAGTAGTGGTAATCATTCTGGAACACCTGCCACTACCTTGTACACATCTGCACTattgaataattataatactACACAGAACAATAAGAGTTACACAGATGGAATCAATGCTACTACCAGTTCATTAGCAAGTACGAAAAACAGTGGCACTGAGGATACCAATAAAAACAGTGCTTCTACTTACATTACTTCTAATGGGGGTgttttaaatgattttgaaaaactaaTAAATGAGGGAACAGTTAGACCCTTTAAGTTAAACCCATCtgttttaacaaaaaagaagaaggaaaaagagCAACTGCGAAAAATAAGGAATCGATTTAATTCAGATGCTAGTTTAGAAGAAGATCTTTCAAgtttaaaatatgaaaaaggTGATCGTAACAATCGCGATGAGAATGGAAATCATAAGCATGCGTTGGCTACCTCTTCTAGTTTACCtaatataaacaattttaCGTTTAATTCACTACTACAATCAAATCAAAATGTTTCTACTACTTTATTAAATGGTGGTAATAACACTGTCGGCGATAATACCGAGACTGTACAAACACCTAAgctattgaattttttgaaattaaatgGCAATGGTGGTTCTACCACTAACCTTGCTACTGCTAGTAATCATATGCTCCAAGGACATAACAGATtacacaacaacaacaacaacaataataataataacaccgCTGGATTATTAAATACGGCAGTTTTCACATTGGAtgataatagcaataattcTGTGAATACTGAACCGGTATCTACGatttccaataataacaatattagtAGTACTGCCACTGTTAATAATATGGCGGCTCCAGCTTCTACGGTTAATAATCCTAGCGCTATGAATCAGCTTAATTCagataaaaaagtttatgaGGAAAAAATTGTTCAGCATTCCGATTATAATAACCatgataacaacaatactgAGGATATCAACAATTATGAGGAAGATGATGGttatgaagaagaagatgttGATGACGAGGATGATGATGAGAATGAGGGACTGGCTAATGTTAAACggaaaataaattctaGTGATTCTACTAAATCATTTACAAAGCATAGAAGAAAGAAGAGAGTTAAGGATACCGGCAATGTTTATGCTACCAATGACGGTACCAACAAGAAGACTAAAACTATGAAagatttttcaataaaagatttacaAAACACGAAGGAAAACCAGCAGTTGCCAAAAGATATAGATTACCTCATGGTCAAAGCACCAGAAACTGTACGATTAATATGGGAGGAATATATTCAAGGTGTTGATGGTAAGCCTTCGGTAATGTATTTAGAAAATACGTATGGGAATAGATGGaggagagaaaaaaatagtaagaCTTTTAGTAGGAGGAAaagattttataaatttattattaatgggATGAAAGAGGGAAAAACCGCTGACGAAAtgattaatattttagaatCAAAAAGAGAGTATATAGATGATAAAggggataaaaaaaagaaaaccatTGGATGGCTTCAACAGACATTGGCGGGGACATAG
- the DDR48 gene encoding DNA damage-responsive protein 48 (similar to Saccharomyces cerevisiae YMR173W | DDR48 | DNA Damage Responsive) — MGFFDKAKAYAEQKGKDELNQRFNNLSVGGSNNNNSSSNSGNNDDSYGSNNNNDDSYGSNNNNDDSYGSNNNDDSYGSNNNDDSYGSKKSGKKGGDSYGSNNDDSYGSNNNNNDDSYGSNNNNDSYGSNNNDDSYGSNNNDDSYSSKKSGKKGGDSYGSNNDDSYGSNNNNDDSYGSNNNDDSYSSKKSGKKGGNSYGSNNDDSYGSNNNNDDSYGSNNNNGDSYGSNNNDDSYSSKKSGKKGGNSYGSSNDDSYGSNNNNDDSYGSNNNNDDSYGSNNNDDSYGSKKSGKKGGNSYGSSNDDSYGSNNNNDDSYGSNNNDDSYGSNNNDDSYGSKKSGRGGNSYGSNNDDSYGSNNNDNSYGSNNDDSYGSGNNNDSYGSGRGGRGDDY, encoded by the coding sequence atgggtTTCTTTGACAAGGCTAAGGCTTATGCTGAACAAAAGGGTAAAGATGAATTGAATCAAAGGTTCAACAACTTGAGCGTTGGTGGAtctaacaacaataacagtTCCTCTAACTCTGGTAACAATGATGATTCTTACGGTtctaacaataacaatgatgatTCTTACGGTtctaacaataacaatgacgACTCATACGGTTCTAACAATAACGATGATTCCTACGGTTCTAACAACAATGATGATTCTTATGGTTCCAAGAAGAGTGGTAAGAAGGGTGGTGACTCATACGGTTCCAACAATGACGACTCTTATGGttccaacaacaacaacaatgacGATTCTTATGGttccaacaacaacaatgacTCTTATGGTTCTAACAACAATGATGATTCCTACGGTTCTAACAACAATGATGACTCTTACAGTTCCAAGAAGAGCGGTAAGAAGGGTGGTGACTCATACGGTTCCAACAATGACGACTCCTACGGttccaacaacaacaacgatGACTCTTATGGTTCTAACAACAATGATGACTCTTACAGTTCCAAGAAGAGTGGTAAGAAGGGTGGTAACTCATATGGTTCCAACAATGACGACTCCTACGGttccaacaacaacaatgatgATTCCTACGGTtctaacaacaacaacggtGACTCTTATGGTTCTAACAACAATGATGACTCTTACAGTTCCAAGAAGAGTGGTAAGAAGGGTGGTAACTCATACGGTTCCAGCAATGACGACTCCTACGGttccaacaataacaatgacgACTCTTATGGTtctaacaacaacaacgatGATTCCTACGGTTCTAACAACAATGATGACTCTTATGGTTCCAAGAAGAGTGGTAAGAAGGGTGGTAACTCATACGGTTCCAGCAATGACGACTCCTACGGttccaacaataacaatgacgACTCTTATGGTTCTAACAACAACGATGATTCCTACGGTTCTAACAACAACGATGACTCTTATGGTTCCAAGAAAAGTGGTAGAGGTGGTAACTCCTACGGTTCCAACAATGACGACTCATATGGTTCtaacaacaatgataatTCTTACGGTTCCAACAATGACGATTCTTACGGTTCtggtaacaataatgattcTTATGGTTCTGGTAGAGGAGGTCGTGGTGATGATTATtag